The genomic region GGTATAACGTCAGAAATAAACTCACTTTATCCGGTTTGGGCAGGATTGCCCCCGAAGTCGTTGATACTGCGGTTCGGATGGAAGTCGTCCTGGATATGTTTGTTGATTTCAGACCAGTGTTACGGCTCATTTTCGCCGTATTTCTGGTAGAAAGTCGCATCGAAAGGCGCAGTATACTCGCCGCCATTTTTGCTGTGTCAGTGACAG from Solea senegalensis isolate Sse05_10M linkage group LG6, IFAPA_SoseM_1, whole genome shotgun sequence harbors:
- the smdt1b gene encoding single-pass membrane protein with aspartate-rich tail 1b, with the translated sequence MAASILRLSMRLSTRNTAKMSRNTGLKSTNISRTTSIRTAVSTTSGAILPKPDKTPFGLIRMTVVVVPFLYVGTLISKNFAALLEEHDIFVPEDDDDDD